A region from the Hypomesus transpacificus isolate Combined female chromosome 11, fHypTra1, whole genome shotgun sequence genome encodes:
- the LOC124473576 gene encoding GTPase IMAP family member 8-like, which produces MSGSVISSLNELRVVLIRPGKYGSYTVADTILGEEVFKAEKITLKCTSTNGEVSGRKICLVKPPMWISGYYLCDTPNLVKDELVLSVTQCPPGPHAFIIQIEANLPFTNLCRRSVEQHLELLGENVWNHTLVLFTHLDWQDNYTVEQHIESEGKALQWLLNKCANRYHVFDSVQNDLQVEQLFWKVEEMVTGNNGRHFEIDSALLSRTEQRRSEVEKKAKERRLRLQVEKKQPKRQEDLRLVMLGWVMAGKSASGNIILNTDDFGKEGHTTRSVKYYGEGEEHRTTIVDTPGWWKFLGAEFTSDSVKDEILEGVSMCSPYPHAFLLVIPADASFTEELKKIVQDNMKLLGEQVWSHTIVVFSEGKWLGDFTIEDHIESEGEALQWLIEKCGNRYHIFDRDVKDINNVPELVRTIQEMVSGNSPYEASRETQSPVEDKVFTVVQKEYAPLLKMVELLYSQWDWKTAEWNGIEHQLCMEPRTPRSQGNWSMEAPLTLRCKPRETHHRSDQQEKTIETLFGKCFGRGKQSFSELMERTLNNDTRKLQESLGVDSLESGETVLKAQWKKQIEREWSRRDNKLMYDVIRKLSERVTNTDFTSNPDSGVMARSIWKVDKWLRTLNGVNAWVKDPEDMALHQTSPNSSGRVLLF; this is translated from the exons ATGTCAGGGTCTGTAATTTCTTCCTTAAATG AGTTACGAGTGGTACTCATTAGACCAGGCAAATATGGTTCATACACTGTGGCAGATACCATATTGGGAGAAGAGGTCTTTAAGGCTGAAAAAATCACTCTGAAGTGTACAAGTACAAATGGGGAAGTGAGTGGAAGGAAGATCTGTTTGGTCAAGCCTCCAATGTGGATAAGTGGGTATTATCTGTGTGACACACCAAACCTTGTGAAAGATGAACTTGTGCTCAGTGTAACTCAGTGCCCACCTGGACCTCATGCTTTCATCATCCAGATTGAGGCTAACCTGCCATTCACCAACCTATGCAGGAGATCAGTGGAGCAGCACTTGGAGCTACTTGGAGAGAATGTGTGGAATCACACTTTAGTGCTTTTCACTCATTTGGATTGGCAGGACAACTACACAGTTGAGCAGCATATTGAGAGTGAAGGAAAGGCCCTCCAGTGGCTGTTAAATAAATGTGCGAACAGGTATCATGTTTTTGACAGTGTTCAGAATGACCTTCAGGTCGAACAGTTATTCTGGAAGGTGGAAGAGATGGTTACAGGAAACaatggccgccattttgaaattGACAGTGCACTGCTGAGTCGCACTGAACAAAGAAGGAGTGAAGTGGAAAAGAAGGCAAAGGAAAGACGTCTAAGATTGCAAGTGGAAAAAAAGCAGCCTAAAAGACAAGAAG ACCTCAGACTTGTAATGTTAGGATGGGTCATGGCTGGAAAAAGTGCATCCGGAAACATCATCTTAAATACGGATGACTTTGGAAAAGAGGGACACACAACAAGGAGTGTTAAATattatggagagggagaggaacatAGGACAACCATTGTCGACACACCAGGATGGTGGAAGTTCTTGGGAGCAGAGTTCACATCAGACTCAGTAAAGGACGAGATCCTGGAAGGTGTGTCTATGTGCTCTCCATATCCCCATGCCTTCCTCCTGGTGATCCCTGCAGATGCGTCCTTCACAGAAGAACTGAAGAAGATTGTACAAGACAACATGAAGCTTCTAGGAGAGCAAGTTTGGAGCCACACCATAGTGGTCTTCTCTGAAGGCAAGTGGTTGGGTGACTTTACCATTGAGGATCACATTGAGAGTGAGGGGGAAGCACTACAGTGGCTGATAGAAAAATGTGGGAACAGGTATCACATCTTTGACAGAGACGTGAAGGACATAAATAATGTCCCAGAGCTGGTGAGAACAATACAAGAGATGGTGTCAGGGAACAGTCCATATGAGgcgagcagagagacacagagcccTGTGGAGGACAAGGTCTTCACAGTTGTCCAGAAAGAATATGCACCACTTTTAAAGATGGTGGAACTGCTCTACAGCCAATGGGACTGGAAAACCGCAGAATGGAATGGAATTGAGCATCAACTATGCATGGAACCAAGAACACCTCGTTCACAGGGAAATTGGAGCATGGAGGCGCCCCTAACTT TAAGATGCAAACCCAGAGAGACACATCATAGAAGTGACCAACAGGAAAAGACAATAGAAACTTTGTTTGGCAAATGTTTTGGGAGAGGAAAGCAGAGCTTCTCTGAATTAATGGAGCGTACCTTGAATAACGATACAAGGAAGTTACAGGAATCTTTGG gTGTTGATTCACTTGAGTCTGGGGAGACAGTACTCAAAGCCCAATGGAAGAAACAAATTGAGAGGGAGTGGAGTCGAAGAGATAACAAAttgatgtatgatgtcataCGCAAATTGTCAGAGCGAGTGACAAATACTG ATTTCACCTCCAATCCTGATTCTGGAGTAATGGCGAGATCTATATGGAAAGTTGACAAATGGTTAAGAACATTGAATGGAGTCAATGCATGGGTGAAGGATCCTGAGGATATGGCTCTGCACCAAACTTCGCCAAACAGTAGTGGCAGAGTGCTTTTGTTTTGA